In a single window of the Desertifilum tharense IPPAS B-1220 genome:
- a CDS encoding HEAT repeat domain-containing protein, whose product MDAPNLDLIANQLDSDNSRDRMLALAALRDVSAVEAVPLIKKVLDDANLQVRSMAVFALGIKPTDECYPILTQLLETDPDYGIRADAAGALGYLKDNRAFEPLVRAFYEDTDWLVRFSAAVALGNLKDPRAHDVLIQALNSEEVVIQQAAISALGEIQDIDSVEQILRFAQAEDWLVRQRLAEALGHLPCQKSISALKYLEKDSHPHVAEAASISLKRLAQKGETL is encoded by the coding sequence ATGGATGCTCCCAACTTAGATTTGATTGCGAACCAGCTTGACAGCGACAATTCTCGCGATCGCATGTTAGCATTGGCAGCCTTGCGCGATGTGTCTGCTGTAGAAGCGGTGCCATTAATCAAAAAAGTATTAGACGACGCTAATCTTCAGGTGCGTTCAATGGCGGTTTTTGCCTTGGGTATCAAACCGACTGATGAATGTTACCCGATTTTGACGCAGCTTCTTGAAACCGATCCCGATTATGGTATTCGAGCCGATGCAGCCGGGGCGCTAGGATACTTAAAAGATAACCGAGCGTTTGAACCTTTAGTTCGAGCTTTTTATGAAGATACGGATTGGTTAGTCCGTTTTAGCGCCGCCGTCGCCCTGGGAAATTTGAAAGATCCCCGCGCCCACGATGTACTGATTCAAGCGCTCAATAGCGAAGAAGTGGTTATTCAACAGGCTGCTATTTCTGCACTTGGCGAAATTCAAGACATAGATTCCGTCGAGCAAATTCTGCGTTTTGCCCAAGCAGAAGATTGGCTTGTTCGCCAGCGTCTTGCAGAAGCATTGGGTCATCTTCCTTGTCAAAAAAGTATTTCTGCACTGAAATATTTAGAAAAAGATAGTCATCCTCACGTTGCAGAAGCCGCCTCAATTTCTTTAAAACGGTTGGCCCAAAAGGGCGAAACTTTGTAG
- a CDS encoding ABC transporter permease, translating into MVRYFRVLSLFWATAIAAELEYRLNFVVATLTSFCNLSGSLFSLSLFYRNDYSFAGWSWEQALIVVGIFTLLQGVSATFLVPNLNRIVEQVQEGTLDFILLKPISSQFWLSTRTLSPWGLPDLAFGCLTIFYAGSRLGLNLNNYLGSIIPLALGIISLYSLWFMLGATSIWFVKIYNVTEVLRGLLEAGRFPLVAYPAAYRFFFTFIVPVAFLTTVPAEALLGRIQPNWFLGTLGLGVGLFILASGFWRLALRYYTSASS; encoded by the coding sequence ATCGTGCGTTATTTCAGAGTTTTAAGCTTATTTTGGGCAACTGCGATCGCCGCCGAGTTAGAATACCGCCTCAACTTCGTAGTGGCAACCCTCACCAGCTTTTGCAACCTCAGCGGCAGCCTCTTTAGCCTGTCTCTGTTTTACCGCAACGACTACAGCTTTGCCGGGTGGAGTTGGGAACAAGCCTTAATTGTGGTCGGTATTTTTACGTTACTTCAAGGAGTTTCAGCAACCTTCCTCGTCCCCAACTTGAATCGCATCGTCGAACAAGTGCAAGAAGGTACCCTAGACTTTATTCTACTCAAACCGATTAGCAGCCAATTTTGGCTTTCAACCCGCACCCTTTCCCCGTGGGGACTTCCCGACTTAGCGTTCGGCTGTTTAACGATCTTCTACGCCGGTAGCCGACTGGGATTAAACCTGAATAACTATCTGGGTAGTATTATTCCCCTAGCATTGGGAATTATCAGCCTTTACAGCCTCTGGTTTATGTTAGGGGCAACCAGTATTTGGTTTGTCAAAATCTATAACGTCACCGAAGTGTTGAGGGGTTTATTAGAAGCAGGGCGCTTTCCCCTAGTCGCTTATCCCGCCGCCTATCGCTTCTTTTTTACCTTTATTGTTCCTGTCGCTTTTTTAACAACAGTTCCAGCAGAAGCCCTCTTAGGCAGAATTCAACCCAACTGGTTTTTAGGAACCCTAGGCTTAGGAGTTGGCCTATTTATTCTAGCTTCAGGCTTTTGGCGATTGGCACTGCGTTACTATACCAGTGCTTCTAGTTGA